Proteins from a single region of Leptospiraceae bacterium:
- a CDS encoding BrnT family toxin: MKLFRWDNEKSKQLKSERGLSFEDVIYYIEESKIIDIIHHPNHVKYKGQKMFILNIDNYIYLVPFVESDSEIFLKTIIPSRKATKHYLKDILDEG; this comes from the coding sequence ATGAAGCTGTTTCGCTGGGATAATGAAAAGAGTAAGCAACTAAAGTCAGAAAGAGGTTTGTCCTTTGAAGATGTTATTTATTATATCGAGGAGAGTAAGATCATTGATATAATTCATCATCCGAATCATGTAAAATACAAGGGGCAAAAGATGTTTATCCTTAACATTGATAATTATATTTATTTGGTTCCCTTTGTAGAATCTGATTCTGAAATTTTTTTAAAGACTATTATACCAAGTCGAAAAGCAACAAAACATTATTTAAAGGATATTCTAGATGAAGGCTAA
- a CDS encoding antitoxin has protein sequence MKAKKIILDKEEKDLLESFEKGEWKTVNGVKKEINKYSTYAKLTLKKEKRINIRISEIDLDRIQRKAIEEGIPYQTLIASMIHKYTTGKLLEVK, from the coding sequence ATGAAGGCTAAGAAAATAATTTTAGATAAAGAAGAGAAAGACCTATTGGAGTCATTCGAAAAGGGAGAATGGAAAACAGTAAATGGGGTCAAAAAGGAAATTAACAAATACTCTACCTATGCAAAATTAACTCTAAAAAAGGAAAAAAGAATTAACATCCGTATTTCAGAAATAGATTTGGATAGAATTCAGCGTAAGGCGATAGAAGAAGGAATTCCCTACCAAACTTTGATTGCTAGTATGATTCATAAATATACAACCGGTAAATTACTCGAAGTAAAATAA
- a CDS encoding PIN domain-containing protein yields the protein MEGFEIAEFAADIYNKTEQKNGSKADCIIAATAIHHKAKLLTWNKADFKYMKKLGLELVL from the coding sequence TTGGAAGGTTTCGAAATAGCGGAATTTGCCGCAGATATCTATAATAAGACAGAACAAAAAAATGGATCTAAGGCAGATTGTATCATTGCCGCAACGGCTATTCACCATAAGGCGAAACTACTTACTTGGAATAAAGCAGATTTTAAGTATATGAAAAAATTGGGGCTGGAGTTGGTGTTGTGA